One Bosea sp. 685 DNA segment encodes these proteins:
- a CDS encoding DMT family transporter encodes MSARGTGGIGALFWRRPYALLPFPPLFWAGNLLIGRAYAGELPPFGLTFWRWVVASSCILPFVWRELVAKRRDILAHWRLIAAISISGFAGYPILNYVALQTTPAATAAMLNSALPLMVPLFAWIIARDVPSMRTIAGIVISFIGVAWIIGQGDIAALASLSVGGGEILVLLAVAGYALYSVLLRYRPRTLSDMAFLAVMSLVTMILLLPFWIGEEASGRSLPFAPHTIASVLFIGIFASLIGAACWNHCVATLGPTLTGASFHLVAVYSSALAFLLLGEPVRTFHLVGIALILLGFAIAILPFRMIGFGPARKTSAKP; translated from the coding sequence GTGAGCGCGCGCGGGACCGGCGGCATCGGTGCCCTGTTCTGGCGCAGGCCCTATGCGCTGCTGCCGTTCCCGCCGCTGTTCTGGGCCGGGAATCTGCTCATTGGCCGGGCCTATGCCGGCGAGTTGCCGCCCTTCGGGCTGACCTTCTGGCGTTGGGTGGTGGCGTCCTCATGCATCCTGCCCTTCGTCTGGCGCGAACTCGTCGCCAAGCGCCGGGACATCCTGGCGCATTGGCGCCTTATCGCCGCCATCAGCATCAGCGGCTTCGCCGGCTACCCGATCCTCAACTATGTCGCGTTGCAGACCACGCCGGCGGCCACCGCCGCGATGCTCAACTCCGCCTTGCCGTTGATGGTCCCGCTCTTCGCCTGGATCATCGCGCGCGATGTTCCCTCCATGCGGACGATCGCCGGCATCGTGATCTCCTTCATCGGCGTCGCCTGGATCATCGGCCAGGGCGACATCGCGGCCCTCGCCTCGCTCTCGGTCGGCGGCGGGGAAATCCTCGTCCTGCTCGCAGTCGCCGGCTACGCGCTCTATTCCGTCCTGCTGCGCTATCGCCCCAGGACCCTCTCCGACATGGCGTTCCTGGCGGTGATGTCGCTCGTGACCATGATCCTGCTGCTGCCGTTCTGGATCGGCGAGGAGGCGTCGGGGCGGTCGCTGCCGTTCGCGCCCCATACGATCGCCTCGGTCCTGTTCATCGGCATATTCGCCTCGCTGATCGGGGCTGCGTGCTGGAACCATTGTGTAGCGACGCTCGGGCCGACCCTGACCGGCGCGTCATTCCATCTGGTGGCGGTCTATTCGTCGGCTCTCGCCTTCCTCCTTCTCGGCGAGCCCGTCCGGACCTTCCACCTCGTCGGCATCGCCTTGATCCTGCTTGGCTTCGCGATCGCGATCCTGCCGTTCCGCATGATCGGCTTCGGCCCGGCGCGCAAAACCTCCGCCAAGCCGTGA
- a CDS encoding Glu/Leu/Phe/Val family dehydrogenase has translation MTVFRSVDFSGHEQVVHVCDPATGLRAIIAVHSTALGPAIGGCRIRAYADETEALTDVLRLSRGMSLKAAVAGVPFGGGKMVVMADPRRDKTPALLRAVGVAVARLGGRYVTGEDLGTTVADMAEIGAATDHVLGLPESLGGSGDPSPRTALGCFVGIAASVRHRLGKSDLKGVRVAVQGLGNVGWNLSRLLAEAGAELIVSDVREELVQEAVHVFRARPADPQAIHAVEADVFSPCALGAAINDITLPELRVSVVAGAANNQLADEVRHDAMLRERGILYAPDYVINGGGMIQLALERIGLDRAEAERRVRAIGETLSGIYELADEAGIPTAAAARNVAQERLTSARARAA, from the coding sequence ATGACGGTGTTCCGTTCCGTCGACTTCTCCGGCCATGAGCAGGTCGTCCATGTCTGCGATCCGGCTACTGGCCTGCGCGCCATCATCGCGGTCCACAGTACGGCGCTCGGGCCCGCGATCGGCGGCTGCCGCATCCGCGCCTATGCCGACGAGACCGAGGCCCTGACCGATGTCCTGCGCCTCTCGCGTGGCATGAGCCTGAAGGCCGCCGTCGCAGGCGTGCCGTTCGGCGGCGGCAAGATGGTCGTGATGGCCGATCCGCGGCGCGACAAGACCCCGGCCTTGCTGCGGGCCGTGGGCGTGGCGGTCGCGCGGCTGGGCGGGCGCTACGTCACCGGCGAGGATCTCGGCACGACCGTCGCCGACATGGCCGAGATCGGCGCTGCCACGGACCATGTCCTCGGCCTGCCCGAGAGCCTTGGCGGCAGCGGCGACCCTTCGCCGCGCACCGCCCTCGGCTGCTTCGTCGGCATCGCGGCGAGCGTTCGCCATCGTCTCGGCAAGAGCGACCTCAAAGGCGTGCGCGTTGCCGTGCAAGGGCTCGGCAATGTCGGCTGGAATCTCTCCCGGCTGCTTGCCGAGGCTGGGGCCGAGCTGATCGTGAGCGATGTCCGTGAGGAGCTGGTGCAGGAGGCGGTCCATGTCTTTCGCGCCAGGCCGGCCGATCCGCAGGCGATCCATGCCGTCGAGGCGGATGTCTTTTCCCCTTGCGCGCTGGGCGCGGCCATCAACGACATAACCTTGCCGGAGCTCAGGGTCTCGGTGGTCGCGGGTGCCGCCAACAACCAGCTCGCCGATGAGGTCCGCCACGATGCGATGCTGCGGGAGCGCGGCATCCTCTACGCGCCCGATTATGTGATCAATGGCGGCGGGATGATCCAGCTCGCGCTGGAGCGGATCGGCCTCGACCGGGCGGAGGCCGAGCGGCGCGTCCGCGCCATCGGCGAGACCTTGTCGGGAATCTACGAACTGGCGGACGAGGCGGGCATCCCGACCGCAGCCGCGGCCCGCAATGTCGCGCAGGAGCGCCTGACCTCGGCCAGGGCGCGGGCGGCATGA
- the argE gene encoding acetylornithine deacetylase, with protein MSYPMISDPMTPAGLLHRLVAFDTTSRNSNLELVGWATALLETAGARIRLTHDSGGAKANLLASFGPDVPGGIVLSAHTDTVPVDGQSWSSNPFELRQCDGRFYGRGATDMKGFVACCLAFAPQWGQARLKRPVHLALSYDEEIGCFGVPRLVADLVANLSRPALVVVGEPTGMRIGDRHRGYLGFRTIFHGHAVHSGNPGKGVSAIAAAARFVGLLDGHGTQDAKGDDRTTFNVGQISGGTGINIVPGRCEVLWEIRPAASADIAALRSATDAFVQCAARPGPPPETRETVMIPPLRPEADNPALTIAQGLGGTLPLLELPFGTEAGFFQAAGIPTVVCGPGSIEQAHQADEWIAAEQLDEAMRFLGRATQWAEA; from the coding sequence ATGAGCTATCCAATGATCAGCGACCCGATGACGCCCGCCGGTTTGCTCCATCGCCTCGTCGCCTTCGACACGACCTCCCGCAACTCCAATCTGGAGCTCGTAGGCTGGGCGACGGCCCTGCTCGAAACCGCCGGCGCCAGGATCCGGCTCACGCATGACAGCGGCGGCGCCAAGGCCAATCTGCTCGCCAGCTTCGGTCCGGATGTGCCGGGTGGGATCGTGCTCTCCGCCCATACCGACACGGTGCCCGTCGACGGCCAGAGCTGGAGCAGCAACCCTTTCGAGCTGAGGCAGTGCGACGGCCGCTTCTACGGGCGCGGCGCGACCGACATGAAAGGTTTTGTCGCCTGCTGCCTGGCCTTCGCGCCGCAATGGGGCCAGGCGCGATTGAAGCGCCCGGTTCACCTGGCCCTGAGCTATGACGAGGAGATCGGCTGCTTCGGCGTCCCTAGGCTCGTCGCCGATCTCGTCGCGAACCTGTCCAGGCCAGCCCTCGTCGTGGTCGGCGAACCCACGGGCATGCGTATCGGCGATCGTCATCGCGGCTATCTCGGATTCCGGACGATTTTCCACGGCCATGCCGTGCATTCCGGCAATCCCGGCAAGGGGGTGAGCGCCATCGCGGCGGCGGCGCGTTTCGTCGGCCTTCTCGACGGACACGGGACGCAAGACGCCAAGGGCGACGACCGGACGACGTTCAATGTCGGTCAGATCTCGGGCGGGACCGGCATCAACATCGTGCCAGGCCGCTGCGAGGTCCTCTGGGAGATAAGGCCGGCCGCGAGCGCCGACATCGCCGCGTTGAGGAGCGCGACCGATGCGTTCGTGCAGTGCGCGGCGCGGCCCGGCCCGCCGCCTGAGACCCGGGAAACCGTGATGATTCCGCCGCTGCGGCCGGAGGCGGACAATCCGGCGCTTACGATCGCGCAGGGGCTCGGCGGTACCTTGCCGCTGCTGGAGCTGCCCTTCGGAACCGAGGCCGGCTTCTTCCAGGCGGCGGGCATCCCGACGGTCGTCTGCGGCCCGGGTTCGATCGAGCAGGCGCATCAGGCGGATGAATGGATCGCGGCGGAACAGCTCGACGAAGCGATGCGCTTTCTCGGTCGCGCGACGCAATGGGCCGAGGCCTAA
- a CDS encoding MFS transporter, protein MRAKSRRAIIAATIGNMLETYDFAVYGFFAIIISRLFFPAGDETVSLLLTVATFGVGFFMRPVGAIVLGSMADSKGRKFALSVTILLMALGTAMIGFAPTYASIGAWAPAIIVLARLIQGFSAGGEIGAATAFLVEHAPPGRRGFFASWQQASQACALLLGSLLGAAITGLLSQEALESWGWRIPFLLGLLIGPVGFYIRAQTEEAEEFTQAAAKLPGSPLSEALRFHKRSIATGFGITITWTVCTYFFLIYMPTYAVRQLHLPQSTTFLANAVSLVVLLVLAPVFGALSDRIGRRPLLVGPALAIVVLTYPLLALLSASPTLWSLLAFQIVFATLIAAFTGTAPAAIAEICPAEIRSTGTSIAYNLAVTIFGGFAPFIATWLIARTGNGLSPAWYVTAAVAFSAAIILALHGRPRGASAGLGMPDPILTAAPAGREG, encoded by the coding sequence ATGCGCGCCAAATCCCGTCGCGCCATCATCGCGGCGACGATCGGCAATATGCTCGAAACCTATGATTTCGCGGTCTATGGCTTCTTCGCGATCATCATCTCGCGGCTTTTCTTTCCCGCCGGCGACGAGACGGTGTCGCTGCTTCTGACCGTCGCGACCTTCGGCGTCGGCTTCTTCATGCGGCCCGTCGGCGCCATCGTGCTCGGCAGCATGGCCGATAGCAAAGGGCGCAAATTCGCGCTGTCGGTGACGATCCTGCTGATGGCGCTCGGCACCGCCATGATCGGGTTCGCGCCGACCTATGCCAGCATCGGCGCCTGGGCTCCCGCCATCATCGTGCTCGCGCGCCTCATCCAGGGCTTCTCGGCCGGGGGCGAGATCGGCGCCGCGACGGCTTTTCTCGTCGAGCATGCGCCTCCAGGCCGCCGCGGCTTCTTCGCGAGCTGGCAGCAGGCCAGCCAGGCCTGCGCCCTGCTGCTCGGCTCGCTCCTGGGCGCGGCGATCACCGGCCTGCTCTCCCAGGAGGCGCTGGAGAGCTGGGGCTGGCGCATCCCTTTCCTGCTCGGCCTGCTGATCGGCCCCGTCGGCTTCTATATCCGCGCGCAGACCGAGGAAGCCGAGGAGTTCACGCAAGCCGCCGCCAAATTGCCCGGTTCGCCGCTGAGCGAGGCGCTGCGCTTCCATAAACGCAGCATCGCCACGGGTTTCGGCATCACGATCACCTGGACCGTCTGCACCTATTTCTTCCTGATCTACATGCCGACCTATGCGGTGCGCCAGCTTCACCTGCCGCAGAGCACGACCTTCCTGGCCAACGCGGTCAGCCTGGTCGTGCTGCTCGTGCTGGCGCCGGTCTTCGGTGCCTTGTCGGACCGCATCGGCCGCCGCCCGCTTCTGGTCGGTCCGGCGCTGGCCATCGTGGTGCTGACCTATCCCCTGCTCGCGCTCCTCAGCGCGTCGCCGACGCTGTGGTCGCTGCTCGCCTTCCAGATCGTTTTCGCCACCCTGATCGCGGCCTTCACCGGCACCGCGCCGGCCGCGATCGCGGAAATATGCCCGGCGGAGATCCGTTCGACGGGGACCTCGATCGCCTACAATCTCGCCGTCACGATATTCGGCGGCTTTGCGCCGTTCATCGCGACCTGGCTCATCGCCAGAACCGGCAACGGCCTGTCGCCGGCCTGGTATGTGACCGCGGCGGTGGCGTTCAGCGCTGCGATCATCCTGGCACTGCATGGTCGTCCGCGCGGAGCCTCCGCAGGTCTCGGCATGCCCGATCCGATCCTGACAGCCGCTCCGGCCGGTCGCGAAGGCTGA
- a CDS encoding AraC family transcriptional regulator codes for MARIDPLNVAHYWRDHRLDGLSLMRADFQTQQYAPHRHEAFVIAATEFGGSVVRSRGLVEQASASTLLAFNPAEPHSGGMGASRRWRYRSLYLEQAAIDEVARGLGIQAVPYFTRNLFPDLDLISRFLQLHGVLQDGRDALQANELMISTFALLFARHGSGGGRIEPAPRDRARLKTALDMIRARLNEALSLSDLSQALALTQYQVISLFKRTTGLTPHAYVTQLRLDVACRRLAQGTGIADVAVDCGFYDQSALTRHFKRCYGMTPLQFATAARS; via the coding sequence ATGGCGCGCATCGATCCACTCAATGTGGCCCATTACTGGCGGGACCACCGCCTGGATGGCCTGAGCCTGATGCGCGCCGACTTCCAGACGCAGCAATACGCTCCGCATCGCCACGAGGCGTTCGTCATTGCCGCGACTGAGTTCGGCGGCTCCGTCGTCAGGAGCAGGGGGCTTGTCGAACAGGCGAGCGCTTCAACCCTGCTGGCCTTCAACCCCGCCGAGCCGCATTCGGGCGGGATGGGAGCGAGCCGGAGATGGCGCTATCGCTCACTCTATCTCGAGCAAGCCGCGATCGACGAGGTGGCGCGGGGGCTCGGCATCCAAGCGGTGCCTTATTTCACCCGGAACCTGTTCCCCGATCTCGACCTGATCTCGCGCTTCCTCCAGTTGCACGGCGTGCTCCAGGATGGGCGCGACGCGCTCCAGGCCAATGAGCTGATGATCTCGACATTCGCGCTGCTGTTCGCGCGCCATGGCAGCGGCGGCGGCCGCATCGAGCCCGCGCCGCGCGATCGCGCCCGGCTGAAGACGGCCCTCGACATGATCCGGGCGAGGCTGAACGAGGCTCTCTCGCTCTCCGACCTCAGCCAGGCGCTGGCGCTGACCCAGTATCAGGTCATCAGCCTGTTCAAGCGGACGACGGGGCTGACGCCCCATGCCTATGTCACGCAGCTTCGCCTGGACGTGGCTTGCCGCCGCCTCGCTCAAGGCACTGGTATCGCCGATGTCGCGGTCGATTGCGGCTTCTACGATCAGAGCGCCCTGACCAGGCACTTCAAGCGCTGCTACGGCATGACCCCGCTGCAATTCGCCACGGCCGCCCGCAGCTGA
- a CDS encoding TetR/AcrR family transcriptional regulator: protein MTSTAITAPRRSAQSHEAVLAAAAEIAGRRGYGHAGIEDIAAQAGVGKQTIYRWWPNKAALFIEVYGRLVPTGLGAENAGSLASDLTRLLQRLSELYADTPAGNILSGLIAEAQADPGLANQLHDAYVAPRREILRSILKRAADRGEIAFPDNADFVIDLFSGAVWFRILLGTRRLDPKFIQQLVDALLRMVQPAMTLPADNQASG from the coding sequence ATGACCTCTACCGCCATCACCGCTCCCCGCCGATCGGCGCAGTCCCATGAGGCCGTGCTCGCAGCCGCGGCCGAGATTGCTGGCCGGCGCGGCTACGGCCATGCAGGGATCGAGGACATCGCCGCGCAGGCCGGCGTCGGCAAGCAGACGATCTATCGCTGGTGGCCCAACAAGGCCGCGCTCTTCATCGAGGTCTATGGCCGGCTCGTCCCCACCGGCCTCGGGGCCGAGAATGCGGGCAGCCTGGCCAGCGATCTGACGCGGCTCCTGCAGCGACTATCCGAGCTTTATGCGGACACGCCCGCCGGCAACATCCTCTCGGGGCTGATCGCCGAGGCCCAGGCGGATCCCGGCCTCGCCAATCAATTGCACGACGCCTATGTCGCGCCGCGCCGGGAGATTCTGCGCTCCATCTTGAAACGGGCCGCTGATCGCGGGGAAATCGCCTTTCCCGACAATGCCGACTTCGTCATCGACCTGTTCTCGGGCGCCGTCTGGTTCCGGATCCTGCTCGGCACGCGCCGCCTCGACCCAAAATTCATACAGCAGCTCGTCGATGCCCTGCTGCGCATGGTCCAACCCGCCATGACGCTACCTGCGGACAACCAAGCGAGCGGCTGA
- a CDS encoding siderophore-interacting protein, whose protein sequence is MTQQMFHEVAVARRQLLTPGMVRLTFAGDGLSAFRSTGIGDEYVRLFFPDEATGETVLPIIDGEGRWTYPEGKPPVRYSTYTVRRFDAAARELDIDFVVHEGGLASEWAQAASPGHRIVINNPRGLYQPPPDVRWQVLLADATGLPALARLLEDTPDDIASRVVIEVADAAHEQALPPHPRALVTWLHGSGNGLRASRLAEIFQRIPLPEGCGYLWGSGEQTAIRAIRQRARKMPVFQDGRSKLIAYWIEEEAEGRGRPEALASGVSARIEADWSGLVEAKTPDLVSMS, encoded by the coding sequence ATGACGCAGCAGATGTTTCACGAAGTAGCGGTCGCGCGGCGCCAGCTGCTGACACCGGGCATGGTGCGGCTGACATTCGCGGGAGACGGCCTCTCGGCATTTCGCTCCACCGGGATCGGAGACGAATATGTCCGCCTGTTCTTCCCGGATGAGGCGACGGGCGAAACCGTGCTCCCCATCATCGATGGCGAAGGGCGCTGGACCTATCCGGAAGGCAAGCCGCCGGTCCGCTACTCCACCTATACCGTGCGCCGGTTCGATGCGGCTGCGCGCGAGCTCGACATCGATTTCGTCGTGCATGAGGGCGGTTTGGCCAGCGAATGGGCGCAGGCCGCTTCGCCCGGGCACCGCATCGTCATCAATAATCCGCGCGGCCTGTATCAGCCGCCACCGGATGTCCGCTGGCAGGTGCTGCTGGCCGATGCTACCGGGTTGCCGGCCCTGGCGCGGCTCCTCGAGGACACGCCCGACGATATCGCCAGCCGCGTCGTCATCGAGGTTGCCGACGCGGCGCACGAACAGGCGCTGCCGCCTCATCCCCGGGCCCTGGTGACCTGGCTGCACGGCTCCGGCAACGGCTTGCGCGCCAGCAGGCTGGCGGAGATTTTCCAGCGGATTCCGCTACCGGAGGGCTGCGGCTATCTCTGGGGATCGGGCGAGCAGACGGCCATCCGCGCGATCCGCCAGCGGGCCCGCAAGATGCCCGTCTTCCAGGATGGTCGCAGCAAGCTGATCGCCTACTGGATCGAGGAGGAGGCAGAGGGCCGCGGCCGTCCCGAAGCGCTCGCATCCGGGGTCAGCGCCCGGATCGAGGCCGACTGGTCCGGGCTTGTGGAGGCGAAGACGCCGGATCTGGTGAGCATGAGCTGA
- a CDS encoding IclR family transcriptional regulator, which produces MSGRGAERILEFIEWLARRYEPATLAEITQAMAVPKSSALMLLRSLVSAGYVLRQPDGLYVLIRLPGEPSPGQQGWGTILRVVEPVLREAVNAARESGFIAILTEGKVRYLNKLLPLREIRYDRDISHARTLHEVASGIVLLTGMSQAEREAYLAGLDDATAATVRAHVEAARRDGAFVNLKGVVEGAAGIAAPILSQDGRVVAALNISGPRERIAQDQERLKALTIAAAAQASHELAKRSAFFAKNTGRNDRDQGPSD; this is translated from the coding sequence ATGAGTGGGCGAGGCGCTGAGCGCATCCTCGAATTCATCGAATGGCTGGCGCGCCGCTACGAGCCGGCGACGCTTGCCGAGATCACGCAGGCGATGGCGGTGCCCAAGAGCAGCGCGCTCATGCTACTGCGCTCGCTGGTTTCGGCCGGCTATGTGCTGCGGCAGCCCGACGGGCTTTATGTGCTGATCCGCTTGCCGGGCGAGCCTTCTCCCGGGCAGCAGGGCTGGGGCACGATCCTGCGGGTTGTCGAACCCGTCCTGCGCGAGGCCGTCAACGCTGCCCGCGAGTCGGGCTTCATCGCCATCCTGACCGAAGGCAAGGTCCGTTATCTCAACAAGCTCCTGCCCCTGCGCGAGATCCGCTACGACCGGGACATCTCGCATGCGCGCACCTTGCACGAAGTCGCCAGCGGCATCGTCCTGCTGACGGGAATGAGCCAGGCTGAGCGCGAGGCCTATCTCGCCGGGCTCGATGACGCGACGGCGGCAACCGTGAGGGCGCATGTCGAAGCCGCCAGGCGCGACGGCGCCTTCGTCAATCTCAAGGGCGTCGTCGAAGGCGCAGCCGGAATCGCGGCGCCGATCCTGTCGCAGGACGGCAGGGTCGTCGCCGCCCTCAACATCTCGGGACCGCGTGAGCGGATCGCGCAAGACCAAGAGCGCCTGAAGGCGCTGACCATCGCCGCCGCCGCGCAGGCAAGCCACGAGCTTGCGAAGCGCTCGGCGTTCTTTGCGAAAAACACAGGGAGAAACGACCGTGATCAAGGGCCTTCTGACTAG
- a CDS encoding ABC transporter substrate-binding protein: protein MIKGLLTSLFAAAALVASPGIGSAQAPATPSYYPADYGATIEASRKENGLVIYSNMANNNWKPVLDGFRQIYPWIKVETLDLGSGTVHSRWEAEAGSGARTADLLISGANDRWAAYGLDGRMLDYRSPEAEKVPAFGKPYPGVFVASSDPLVLTYNTALLKEGQRPTGLASLAKMAAADPGTYKGRITTYDAARNSFGLAAWWQTLHEKGDAGWAALRTIGPMIRGEVSGGPMNEKIAAGEYVVGIAVSGITIFPRLDEPGGKILGFAFPDDGTPVMLRGMGIPKQAANINSAKLFLDFLLSNKGQTLLGKGGLVPYREDVAESEVRYTYQGIAQKVGEKNMIVVGFDKALIEQAKPFVEKWNAAMQGR from the coding sequence GTGATCAAGGGCCTTCTGACTAGTCTGTTCGCTGCCGCCGCGCTGGTGGCCTCGCCTGGCATCGGCTCGGCGCAGGCGCCGGCCACGCCAAGCTATTATCCCGCCGATTACGGCGCGACGATCGAGGCGTCGCGCAAGGAAAACGGGCTCGTCATCTATTCCAACATGGCGAACAACAACTGGAAGCCAGTGCTCGACGGCTTCCGCCAGATCTATCCCTGGATCAAGGTCGAGACGCTCGATCTCGGCTCGGGCACCGTGCATTCGCGCTGGGAGGCCGAGGCCGGTAGCGGCGCGCGCACGGCCGATCTGCTGATCTCCGGCGCCAATGACCGCTGGGCCGCCTATGGCTTGGACGGGCGCATGCTCGACTACAGGAGCCCCGAGGCCGAGAAGGTGCCCGCCTTCGGCAAGCCCTATCCCGGCGTGTTCGTGGCCTCGTCCGATCCGCTGGTGCTGACCTACAACACGGCACTTCTGAAGGAGGGCCAGCGGCCGACAGGCCTCGCCTCGCTCGCCAAGATGGCCGCGGCCGATCCGGGAACCTATAAGGGCCGGATCACCACCTATGACGCGGCGCGCAATTCCTTCGGCCTCGCGGCCTGGTGGCAGACCTTGCACGAGAAGGGCGATGCCGGCTGGGCGGCCTTGCGCACGATCGGGCCGATGATCCGCGGCGAGGTCTCGGGCGGGCCGATGAACGAGAAGATCGCGGCCGGCGAATATGTCGTCGGCATCGCGGTCTCCGGCATCACCATCTTCCCGCGCCTCGACGAGCCGGGCGGCAAGATCCTCGGCTTCGCCTTCCCCGATGACGGCACGCCGGTGATGCTGCGCGGCATGGGCATTCCCAAGCAGGCGGCCAACATCAATTCCGCCAAGCTCTTTCTCGATTTCCTGCTCAGCAACAAGGGCCAGACCCTGCTCGGCAAGGGCGGTCTCGTGCCCTATCGCGAGGACGTGGCGGAAAGCGAGGTCCGCTACACCTATCAGGGCATCGCCCAGAAGGTCGGCGAGAAGAACATGATCGTCGTCGGCTTCGACAAGGCGCTGATCGAGCAAGCCAAACCCTTCGTCGAGAAATGGAACGCCGCCATGCAGGGCCGCTGA
- a CDS encoding iron ABC transporter permease → MDAALERTGFDRSRLIFWSVAALTTLLVIGPIAPIAMQAFLSKPLYDASAALTAGNFGRLVTEAGIGEIALNTVIFVVVSTIFAQVFGALAAIVIGRTNLPGKGWLGEILVWPLFVSHLVIAFGWLTMYGPSGYVTLAVRSWTGVTPWDLYSLSGMGVVAGLSQAPLAYLMCLGAVSKADAQLEAAARSVGAGPFRALWSVTVPMMRPALIYSTVLNFVVAIEMLSIPLLFGAPNKIETITSFLYDKGINAAVQPDYGIVGAAALILLAIVALLVWLQGRLMVGSNRFVTVRGKASRPALLDLGRWRWIVFAAVFAYVFFTIVLVFAGTLMRASVSFLTPLVPFWTLLTTKNFDLILQTPNYMRSIGNSVLISLIGGVIGTALVAIITLVSRRSEFKGARPLEYIALFPRSLPGIIAGLGFFYAVIWVPGLDAIRGTIWILILAFMVRYIPVGFGTIAPALAQIGDELDRGARISGADWWTTVTRIIAPLLKPALFSTFALLFIHFFKEYVTAVFLFQPGSEIIGTTMLQLWAQGDNGPVSALATIQVVITAIFVLVARRVLGAKIYG, encoded by the coding sequence ATGGATGCCGCCCTCGAGCGAACGGGCTTCGACCGTTCGCGCCTGATCTTCTGGAGCGTCGCCGCGCTGACGACGCTGCTCGTCATCGGGCCGATCGCGCCGATCGCGATGCAAGCCTTCCTGAGCAAGCCGCTCTATGACGCTTCGGCTGCGCTGACCGCAGGCAATTTCGGCCGCCTGGTCACTGAAGCCGGCATCGGCGAGATCGCGCTCAACACGGTGATCTTCGTGGTTGTTTCGACCATCTTCGCCCAGGTCTTCGGGGCGCTCGCCGCGATCGTGATCGGGCGCACCAACCTGCCGGGCAAAGGCTGGCTCGGCGAGATCCTGGTCTGGCCGCTCTTCGTCAGCCATCTCGTCATCGCCTTTGGCTGGCTCACCATGTACGGCCCCTCGGGCTACGTCACGCTGGCGGTGCGGAGCTGGACCGGCGTGACGCCGTGGGACCTCTATTCCCTCTCCGGCATGGGCGTCGTCGCCGGGCTGTCGCAGGCGCCGCTCGCCTATCTCATGTGCCTGGGCGCCGTCAGCAAGGCCGATGCGCAGCTCGAGGCGGCGGCGCGCTCGGTCGGCGCCGGTCCGTTCCGGGCGCTGTGGAGCGTGACCGTGCCGATGATGCGCCCGGCCCTGATCTATTCGACCGTGCTGAACTTCGTCGTCGCAATCGAGATGCTCTCGATCCCGCTCCTGTTCGGCGCCCCCAACAAGATCGAGACCATCACCAGCTTCCTCTATGACAAGGGCATCAACGCCGCCGTCCAGCCCGATTACGGCATCGTCGGCGCCGCCGCGCTCATCCTGCTGGCGATCGTCGCCTTGCTGGTCTGGCTCCAGGGCCGCCTCATGGTCGGCAGCAACCGCTTCGTCACCGTGCGCGGCAAGGCGAGCCGGCCTGCTCTGCTCGATCTCGGCCGCTGGCGCTGGATCGTCTTCGCGGCGGTGTTCGCCTATGTCTTCTTCACCATCGTCCTCGTCTTCGCCGGCACGCTGATGCGGGCGAGCGTGAGCTTCCTGACCCCGCTCGTGCCGTTCTGGACGCTGCTGACGACGAAGAATTTCGACCTGATCCTGCAGACGCCGAATTATATGCGCTCGATCGGCAATTCGGTGCTGATCTCATTGATCGGCGGCGTGATCGGTACTGCTCTGGTCGCGATCATCACGCTGGTCTCGCGCCGCTCCGAGTTCAAGGGCGCGCGCCCGCTGGAATACATCGCGCTGTTCCCGCGCTCGCTGCCCGGCATCATCGCCGGCCTCGGCTTCTTCTACGCGGTGATCTGGGTGCCGGGGCTCGATGCGATCCGCGGCACGATCTGGATCCTGATCCTCGCCTTCATGGTGCGCTACATCCCGGTGGGCTTCGGCACGATCGCGCCGGCGCTGGCCCAGATCGGCGACGAGCTCGATCGCGGCGCGCGCATCTCCGGCGCCGACTGGTGGACGACGGTGACGCGTATCATCGCACCGCTGCTCAAGCCGGCGCTGTTCTCGACCTTCGCGCTGCTCTTCATCCACTTCTTCAAAGAGTATGTGACGGCCGTCTTCCTGTTCCAGCCCGGCTCCGAGATCATCGGTACGACGATGCTGCAGCTCTGGGCCCAGGGCGATAACGGCCCCGTCTCGGCTCTCGCGACCATCCAGGTCGTCATCACCGCCATCTTCGTGCTGGTCGCACGCCGCGTCCTGGGAGCCAAAATCTATGGCTGA